One genomic region from Ralstonia pseudosolanacearum encodes:
- a CDS encoding IS630 family transposase, whose product MRLVERSRRRPPQVAAREHGRHGGRRCARRISDTGADRAARAGSSWATAAMSDRDTGRGAQARRLLFQAQPLLAQKKRCEEEFAVKADVLGKLQQAARDQAIRLLYLDEAGFAASPVVQRAWSPRGLPHCVEPHSHCRRSVLGAFDYGQNSLIHAAHAHSIKGPDVEQFLDALIRQDDSRPTIIVLDNAAIHHSISEETRDRWFREHKALLFFLPPYSPELNMIEIVWKHFKYHWRRFVNWTRDTIDAELAELLSGYGSKFQINFS is encoded by the coding sequence GTGCGGCTTGTTGAGCGGTCACGGCGGCGGCCGCCCCAGGTCGCTGCCCGAGAACATGGTCGCCACGGCGGTCGACGCTGCGCGCGCCGAATCTCTGACACTGGCGCAGATCGCGCAGCGCGTGCAGGAAGTTCATGGGCAACCGCTGCCATGTCAGATCGAGACACTGGGCGCGGCGCTCAAGCGCGAAGGCTTCTCTTTCAAGCGCAACCGCTACTCGCTCAAAAAAAACGGTGCGAAGAGGAGTTCGCTGTGAAAGCAGACGTGCTCGGCAAGCTCCAGCAGGCCGCGCGCGACCAGGCCATCCGGCTCCTCTATCTCGATGAGGCTGGCTTTGCAGCTTCGCCCGTTGTGCAGCGCGCATGGTCACCACGAGGGCTGCCCCATTGTGTTGAACCGCACAGCCACTGCCGACGTTCTGTGCTCGGTGCGTTCGACTACGGGCAGAACAGCCTGATTCACGCCGCGCATGCGCACAGCATCAAAGGCCCCGATGTCGAGCAGTTTCTCGATGCGCTGATTCGGCAAGACGACAGCCGACCCACCATCATCGTCCTCGACAACGCAGCCATTCATCACAGCATCAGCGAGGAAACCCGCGACCGCTGGTTCAGGGAACACAAAGCGCTCCTGTTCTTTCTGCCGCCCTACAGCCCCGAACTGAACATGATCGAGATCGTCTGGAAGCACTTCAAATATCACTGGCGTCGCTTCGTCAACTGGACACGCGACACCATCGACGCTGAACTAGCCGAACTCCTATCCGGCTACGGCTCCAAATTTCAAATCAATTTTTCGTGA
- a CDS encoding IS5 family transposase (programmed frameshift) — MKQADLGLNLSTKRTRKREFLEEMARVVPWADLVMLIAPYAPEGKRGRPPFAVETMLRIHFLQQWFGLSDPAMEEALHDVPLYREFAGLDNWTTRLPDESTILRFRHLLEKHKLAAEMLALVNEMLRGKGLMLKAGTVVDATLISAPSSTKNASGERDPEMHQSKKGNQWYFGMKAHIGVDAESGLVHTVRGTAGNVNDVVEANSLLHGEETDAFGDAGYQGPHKRPDARAGVRWHVAMKPGKRRALSKDRPLDGLIDQIEHAKASIRAKVEHPFRVIKRQFGYAKVRYRGLRKNTAQLMTLFALSNLWMVRGKLHGATA; from the exons ATGAAACAAGCCGACCTTGGACTGAACTTGTCGACCAAACGCACGCGCAAGCGTGAGTTTCTGGAAGAGATGGCCCGTGTGGTGCCATGGGCCGATCTGGTGATGCTGATCGCGCCCTACGCGCCCGAAGGCAAGCGCGGTCGGCCGCCGTTTGCCGTGGAGACGATGCTGCGCATCCACTTTCTGCAACAGTGGTTCGGCCTGTCTGACCCGGCGATGGAAGAGGCGCTGCACGACGTGCCGCTGTACCGCGAGTTTGCGGGGCTGGACAACTGGACCACGCGGCTGCCCGACGAGAGCACGATTCTGCGCTTCCGTCATCTGCTGGAGAAGCACAAGCTGGCGGCCGAGATGCTGGCGCTGGTCAACGAGATGCTGCGCGGCAAGGGGCTGATGCTCAAGGCCGGCACGGTGGTGGATGCCACGCTGATCAGCGCACCGAGCTCGACCAAGAATGCATCGGGCGAACGCGATCCAGAGATGCATCAGAGCAAGAAAGGCAACCAGTGGTACTTCGGCATGAAGGCGCATATCGGTGTGGACGCCGAATCTGGGCTGGTGCACACAGTGCGGGGCACGGCGGGCAACGTGAACGACGTGGTCGAAGCCAACAGCCTGTTGCACGGTGAGGAAACCGATGCCTTTGGCGACGCGGGCTATCAGGGGC CACACAAGCGCCCGGATGCCAGGGCTGGCGTGAGGTGGCATGTGGCAATGAAGCCCGGCAAGCGCCGGGCGTTGAGCAAGGACCGCCCGCTGGACGGGTTGATTGACCAAATCGAGCACGCCAAGGCCAGCATCCGGGCCAAGGTCGAGCATCCGTTCCGGGTGATCAAGAGGCAGTTCGGTTACGCCAAGGTCCGCTACCGGGGGTTGAGGAAGAACACCGCGCAGCTCATGACCTTGTTCGCGCTTTCCAATCTGTGGATGGTGCGCGGCAAGTTGCATGGAGCGACCGCATGA
- a CDS encoding IS630 family transposase (programmed frameshift) — translation MTKMDEATRKRVRAGRLMLAGKTPAEAAKAVGVARQTAYTWKARLNEGGIDALRTMNVGRAAQLDACQLEGLRVALLQGALAHGFGTELWTLKRVRMLIERLYGVTFSEVHVWRLLGALGFSPQKPERRAIERDEDAVQRFKRKTWPAPKKKCAAERRLIVFIDDESGLSERPTRVRTWAPKGCTPVIQFHFNWKHVSVIAGLTRTNFVFRLHDGAIKSAQIIEFLKALRAQLKRKLLIVWDGAPQHKSRVVREYLDSTRGAVQMALLPSYSPDLNPVEYLWAWLKRHALANFCPDTLAELKHTARRKLKSGQKRPSIIAACWKQAELW, via the exons ATGACCAAGATGGACGAAGCGACGCGCAAACGGGTACGTGCCGGACGCTTGATGCTTGCGGGCAAGACGCCGGCCGAAGCGGCGAAGGCGGTGGGTGTGGCACGGCAAACCGCGTACACCTGGAAAGCCCGGCTCAACGAAGGCGGCATTGACGCATTGCGGACAATGAACGTAGGTCGTGCAGCCCAACTGGATGCGTGCCAGCTCGAAGGCTTGCGCGTGGCACTGCTGCAAGGTGCGCTGGCGCACGGCTTCGGCACCGAGCTGTGGACCCTCAAGCGCGTGCGCATGCTCATCGAACGACTGTATGGCGTCACCTTCAGCGAGGTGCATGTCTGGCGGCTGCTGGGTGCGTTGGGCTTCAGCCCGCAAAAGCCTGAGCGCCGGGCCATCGAACGCGACGAAGACGCGGTACAGCGCTTCAAGCGCAAGACTTGGCCCGCGC CTAAAAAAAAGTGTGCCGCCGAGCGACGGCTAATCGTCTTCATTGACGACGAGTCGGGCCTGTCGGAGCGGCCCACGCGCGTGCGCACCTGGGCGCCCAAGGGCTGCACGCCGGTCATCCAGTTCCACTTCAACTGGAAGCACGTCTCGGTCATCGCCGGCCTCACGCGCACGAACTTCGTGTTTCGACTGCACGACGGCGCGATCAAGAGTGCGCAGATCATCGAGTTCCTCAAGGCGCTGCGTGCGCAGCTCAAGCGCAAGTTGCTGATCGTGTGGGACGGCGCGCCACAGCACAAGAGCCGCGTTGTGCGCGAGTACCTCGACAGTACGCGAGGCGCCGTACAGATGGCGCTGCTGCCCAGCTATTCCCCAGACCTCAACCCGGTCGAATACCTGTGGGCCTGGCTCAAGCGGCACGCGTTGGCCAACTTCTGTCCCGATACCCTCGCCGAACTCAAACACACCGCCCGCCGCAAGCTCAAGAGCGGCCAGAAACGCCCATCGATCATCGCCGCGTGCTGGAAGCAGGCTGAGTTGTGGTGA
- a CDS encoding cupredoxin domain-containing protein — protein MLVVNESALAQFAARPFLPPPKLVEKGQLQTLAAVEKRPLGTACNPSGDVTRDGQTVTLNLQVEKRENEIYNPGNPDGAKDRVRLRSYGCCLSGPLLEVNPSNTLRVNLDNRLDKIDPSCPGGRDPAGGTPGCFNTINMHFHGLHVSPAGNSDNVLLNIGPKTIENYITHDITTTQPASSTRR, from the coding sequence ATGCTCGTGGTCAACGAGTCTGCGTTGGCCCAATTCGCCGCGCGGCCTTTTCTGCCTCCGCCAAAGCTTGTCGAGAAGGGCCAGTTGCAAACGCTGGCGGCAGTCGAGAAGCGGCCTCTCGGGACAGCGTGCAATCCTTCAGGCGATGTCACGCGTGATGGGCAGACCGTCACGCTGAACTTGCAGGTCGAAAAGCGAGAAAACGAGATCTACAACCCTGGAAATCCTGACGGAGCGAAGGATCGCGTCAGGCTTCGGTCGTATGGCTGCTGTCTTTCTGGTCCACTGCTTGAGGTGAACCCCAGCAATACGCTGCGCGTGAATCTTGACAATCGGCTGGATAAAATCGACCCGAGTTGCCCCGGCGGCCGCGATCCGGCGGGCGGGACACCAGGCTGCTTCAACACGATCAACATGCATTTCCACGGGCTCCACGTATCACCCGCGGGAAACAGCGACAATGTCCTGCTCAACATCGGCCCGAAAACTATTGAGAATTACATAACCCATGACATCACCACAACTCAGCCTGCTTCCAGCACGCGGCGATGA
- a CDS encoding gamma-glutamylcyclotransferase family protein, giving the protein MSQIYYFAYGSNMSRSRLTERLSRYGETLLERRRGVLDGYRLAFNKVSSKLDWVGFANIVAAAGACVEGTLNAMHPRALDALDAIELVPHHYRRASVLVVDATTGTLIPAFTYVANPDMVRPNLKPTRDYLAHLLAADDVLPVTYLDDVRAVECWA; this is encoded by the coding sequence ATGAGCCAGATCTACTATTTTGCCTATGGATCGAACATGAGCCGCTCCCGGCTCACTGAGCGATTGTCCCGCTACGGCGAGACACTGCTCGAGCGGCGACGAGGAGTGCTGGATGGTTATCGGCTCGCGTTCAACAAAGTCTCTTCGAAGCTAGACTGGGTCGGCTTCGCGAATATCGTGGCGGCAGCCGGTGCATGTGTCGAAGGTACGCTCAATGCGATGCATCCGCGCGCGCTCGACGCGCTTGACGCAATCGAACTCGTACCGCATCACTATCGACGCGCGAGCGTGCTGGTGGTCGATGCGACCACAGGTACGCTGATACCCGCATTCACGTACGTCGCGAACCCCGACATGGTTCGCCCAAACCTGAAGCCAACGCGCGACTATCTTGCACACCTCCTTGCGGCGGACGACGTACTCCCGGTGACTTATCTCGATGACGTGCGTGCAGTGGAGTGCTGGGCATGA
- a CDS encoding class I tRNA ligase family protein yields the protein MNAAGAPSAAERPASYQPALLEPHWQQAWQNARVFESNRHCGRPKWFVLELPPFATGRLHLGHARNYVLADAGARFKRMQGYDVLYTSGFDTFGLPTELAARAAGCLPGDLASRCCDEMGEQFVRLGLGHDRRRIDQYHTPEFYRWVQWVFVRLFEAGHCFRRDAPAAWCAQCEVTLAASLVENGRCWRCKGEVQTQVRPQWFVRESTFADEMLDGLDRLNGWPHDVKAIHRDWIGRHDGLQLSLPLRGRTDRLSLLLEDATWATDLCFVLVGRQHPIAAAARLPPGETVVLPDVAQAAGKSGVVDLPIVVEDAAHDCARPGRPGEVDEDRALAQRHGIAWSSHNASSAIDRCDAQALLAAGQASRVVHYRIQDWNIARNRYWGPPVPIVHCADCGLVAVPEDELPVLLPDDVDLQQPGNPLERHVGFRNVACPRCNRPALRDPETLEAYSSPWWYHWLCRSLGAEYPFSREDAQAWLPVDLMIGGADQVRSCFFHVRMIACALRRMGIADIEEPVTTLLALGMVKQDNRKMSKSAGNAVDLQSIIARYGADALRLAIIGAAAPERDFNWSEELVRREHAFLTRLWQFVDNVGELIGDRDRTSDGAVPACADKAAPGGALERLGKRMEGWLATGGYRMTSDLQRHDYHLALKNLKFLFGRLQTFDAALRKHQSPRAQDIATLTDATRSMVLYLGPFAPHIAEALWQTLGGESMVACATWPAEPDRALESGSELEAVA from the coding sequence ATGAACGCTGCAGGCGCACCATCGGCAGCCGAGAGGCCCGCATCTTATCAACCTGCGTTATTGGAGCCACATTGGCAGCAGGCATGGCAGAACGCACGGGTTTTTGAGTCGAATCGGCACTGCGGGCGGCCGAAGTGGTTTGTCCTCGAGTTGCCACCATTCGCGACAGGGCGTCTGCACCTCGGTCACGCAAGGAATTACGTGCTCGCCGACGCAGGCGCGCGGTTCAAGCGCATGCAGGGTTACGACGTGTTGTACACGAGCGGGTTCGACACTTTCGGGCTGCCAACCGAACTAGCTGCGCGTGCCGCGGGTTGCTTGCCCGGAGATCTCGCGAGCCGCTGCTGCGACGAGATGGGCGAGCAGTTTGTCCGTCTCGGTCTGGGCCACGACCGCCGGCGCATCGACCAATACCATACACCGGAGTTCTACCGTTGGGTGCAGTGGGTGTTCGTGCGGCTCTTCGAGGCAGGCCATTGCTTTCGGCGCGATGCGCCCGCCGCGTGGTGTGCGCAATGCGAAGTGACGCTCGCCGCAAGCCTCGTCGAAAATGGCCGCTGCTGGCGCTGCAAGGGCGAAGTGCAGACCCAGGTGCGACCTCAGTGGTTCGTGCGCGAGTCGACGTTCGCCGACGAGATGCTCGATGGCCTCGACCGGCTTAACGGGTGGCCCCACGATGTGAAGGCGATTCATCGCGACTGGATCGGTCGCCACGACGGCCTTCAATTGAGCCTGCCGTTGCGCGGGCGTACCGATCGACTGTCGCTGCTGCTGGAGGATGCCACGTGGGCGACCGATCTGTGCTTCGTCTTGGTGGGCCGCCAGCACCCGATTGCGGCGGCGGCGAGGCTCCCGCCCGGCGAGACAGTCGTGCTGCCCGATGTCGCACAGGCGGCCGGAAAATCCGGAGTCGTTGATCTTCCCATCGTCGTCGAAGACGCTGCGCACGACTGCGCTCGCCCCGGCCGGCCGGGCGAGGTCGATGAGGACCGTGCGCTGGCGCAGCGGCATGGGATTGCATGGTCGTCACACAACGCCAGCAGTGCCATCGACCGGTGCGATGCGCAAGCGCTGCTGGCCGCCGGGCAGGCGAGCCGCGTGGTCCACTACAGAATCCAGGACTGGAACATCGCGCGCAACCGTTATTGGGGGCCGCCGGTTCCGATCGTCCACTGTGCGGATTGCGGGCTCGTCGCGGTACCAGAGGACGAACTACCCGTGTTGTTGCCCGACGATGTGGACCTGCAGCAGCCGGGCAATCCGCTGGAGCGCCACGTCGGGTTTCGGAATGTCGCATGTCCACGCTGCAACCGGCCCGCGCTGCGCGACCCCGAAACACTGGAAGCTTATTCAAGTCCGTGGTGGTACCACTGGCTGTGTAGGAGTCTCGGTGCCGAATATCCGTTCAGCCGTGAAGACGCGCAGGCGTGGCTGCCGGTCGATCTGATGATCGGCGGAGCGGACCAGGTGCGAAGCTGCTTCTTCCACGTGCGGATGATCGCCTGCGCGTTGCGACGGATGGGCATCGCCGACATCGAAGAGCCCGTGACCACGCTGCTGGCGCTTGGCATGGTCAAGCAGGACAATCGCAAGATGAGCAAGAGTGCCGGCAACGCGGTGGACTTGCAATCGATCATCGCGCGATACGGCGCCGACGCGCTGCGTCTGGCGATCATCGGCGCTGCCGCGCCCGAGCGGGATTTCAATTGGTCGGAAGAGCTTGTGCGTCGTGAGCATGCATTCCTCACGCGACTGTGGCAATTCGTCGACAACGTTGGCGAGTTAATCGGCGATCGCGATCGTACGTCCGATGGTGCCGTTCCCGCCTGCGCCGATAAGGCCGCCCCGGGCGGCGCGCTCGAAAGACTCGGCAAACGCATGGAAGGCTGGCTCGCAACGGGGGGATACCGGATGACCTCGGACCTGCAGCGGCACGACTATCACTTGGCGCTGAAGAACCTGAAATTTCTGTTCGGCCGCCTACAGACGTTCGACGCAGCACTGCGCAAGCATCAGTCACCGCGCGCGCAGGACATCGCGACACTGACCGACGCGACCCGCTCGATGGTGCTGTACTTGGGTCCATTCGCGCCGCACATCGCCGAAGCGCTGTGGCAAACATTGGGCGGGGAGAGCATGGTCGCGTGCGCCACGTGGCCGGCGGAGCCGGACAGGGCGCTGGAATCCGGCAGCGAACTGGAGGCTGTGGCATGA
- a CDS encoding class I SAM-dependent methyltransferase — translation MNFTGPIFDLVDGVLHDEPDYHGFRAGTRTRAEFSDFLERTRGKLVSRGVPANDVHFAKRYPVSFDGVIAHAFDTLAPTGLTVPRDFAHISAQVAANIGSDFDHGGFGTYIYPEEGRLLLAIALAARPARTVFLGSYYGYWAAWAMPAIAACGGSAVLVDPDPVVAAVSRSSLERLYPDARVEVVNATGEQYLSSAAGPFDLVVLDAELPRDHADLTRRGKGVYAHLLRAVLPHLAEHSLLVCHNILFRDHSGCAFFDDVIARNHDEMGAFHTLLSAEYDFFVELPTTEGVGVGFRSSSRSPA, via the coding sequence ATGAACTTTACCGGTCCCATCTTCGATCTCGTGGACGGCGTGCTGCACGATGAACCCGACTACCACGGCTTTCGCGCCGGCACGCGCACGCGCGCGGAGTTCTCCGACTTTCTAGAACGTACCCGTGGCAAGCTGGTGAGCCGTGGAGTGCCGGCGAACGACGTGCATTTTGCGAAGCGCTACCCCGTCTCGTTCGATGGGGTGATCGCACACGCCTTCGATACGCTCGCGCCGACCGGCCTTACTGTGCCGCGCGACTTTGCACATATCAGCGCACAAGTCGCGGCGAACATCGGCAGCGATTTCGATCATGGCGGGTTCGGCACCTACATCTACCCGGAGGAGGGACGCCTGCTGCTCGCGATCGCGCTGGCTGCGCGACCGGCGAGGACCGTGTTTCTCGGCAGCTACTACGGATATTGGGCGGCGTGGGCGATGCCGGCGATTGCCGCGTGCGGCGGCAGCGCCGTGCTCGTGGATCCCGATCCTGTTGTGGCCGCTGTCTCGCGCAGCAGCCTCGAGCGGCTCTATCCGGACGCTCGCGTCGAAGTGGTGAACGCGACTGGTGAGCAGTACCTGTCGAGTGCCGCCGGGCCGTTCGACCTCGTCGTGCTCGACGCGGAACTTCCGCGCGATCACGCGGACCTGACGCGACGCGGAAAGGGCGTCTACGCGCATCTGCTGCGCGCGGTACTGCCGCATCTTGCCGAGCATTCGCTGCTGGTCTGCCACAACATCCTCTTTCGCGACCATTCTGGCTGTGCGTTTTTCGACGACGTGATCGCCCGCAATCACGATGAGATGGGTGCGTTCCATACACTGCTCTCCGCCGAGTATGACTTCTTCGTCGAGCTTCCGACCACCGAAGGGGTCGGCGTAGGTTTCCGATCGTCATCGCGGAGCCCAGCGTGA
- a CDS encoding diiron oxygenase yields the protein MAPDAWLVGPPGAWMADDEGSVLAHPALDGERRNRAAAGLLVAHLGFTVALENELISPVARDIAARRLDATYEDGVVVDALRVQCDEAYHAVLAQELVAQVTAMTGVGRPRCAHGFLLHVDRLVSSVPRVNAALLRFSAAVVAETLITKALRDDWLDDGLQHDVRVFLHHHYADEARHSAYFARLLRLAWPQWPSGIREAIRPLWSGLIDAFLAPDAFVVRDVLKDVGLRADEIARVMSETARPKDAARRRHLSARHTLHALRSAGALEEHGSIPAIGLGEA from the coding sequence ATGGCGCCCGACGCCTGGCTTGTCGGTCCGCCTGGTGCCTGGATGGCCGACGACGAGGGCAGCGTGCTCGCCCATCCCGCGCTCGACGGCGAGCGCCGCAACCGGGCGGCTGCGGGCCTGCTAGTCGCGCACCTTGGTTTTACCGTCGCGCTCGAGAACGAGCTGATTTCGCCGGTTGCCCGCGATATCGCGGCACGCCGCCTCGATGCGACCTACGAAGACGGGGTGGTGGTCGACGCACTACGCGTGCAATGCGACGAGGCCTATCATGCAGTCCTCGCGCAAGAACTAGTGGCGCAGGTTACCGCGATGACGGGTGTGGGCCGCCCACGGTGCGCGCACGGTTTCCTGCTGCACGTCGATCGGCTTGTCTCGTCCGTTCCGCGGGTCAACGCCGCACTACTGCGTTTCAGCGCCGCCGTAGTCGCCGAAACACTGATCACTAAGGCGCTACGCGACGACTGGCTCGACGATGGTCTGCAACACGACGTGCGCGTCTTTCTTCACCACCATTACGCCGATGAGGCCCGGCACAGCGCGTATTTTGCTCGGCTGTTGAGATTGGCGTGGCCGCAATGGCCTTCCGGCATTCGCGAAGCCATCCGGCCGCTATGGTCCGGCCTGATCGACGCGTTTCTAGCGCCGGACGCGTTCGTCGTGCGCGACGTGCTGAAAGACGTCGGGCTGCGCGCAGACGAGATCGCGCGCGTGATGTCGGAGACCGCGCGCCCGAAGGACGCTGCCCGACGCCGTCACCTATCTGCGCGACACACGCTGCACGCGTTGCGTAGCGCCGGTGCGCTGGAAGAACACGGATCGATCCCTGCCATCGGGTTGGGGGAAGCATGA
- a CDS encoding glutathione synthetase, whose amino-acid sequence MNTADMHAPRCFVFGRGDVPIAFIGGGLILDSGEAENTFMFRCQDRFLVYTSLQGWASIVLVLDEDQRRHYERLLATLDARLQHLAEVHGVSPPRLPTPLYVQCDLRTLSLVATESLATVADVLAKRRERVFFLTNQVSPTTSRLLRELTGLLRALDVRVEFDAAACEQVSTLALEWHNKARFMAFQRDAPMSGGPPQPPTMVLAPDAFIGTQSWRELASNFARHGDLATPPSELFLKSSQDSSGNVSAVLSEAAYPEHTAVFAAEVRRWLLADGFDDERFVQELREECALPPSWEHVRLDDSTLAALRREQAQRRTHLPLIVQPVLRPPAGGSDRPASLGVSLFVEDGSRPHVVAIATQLYRDAQRRQFIGLSVDDRLLHDPSARAFAEQCKTMAQTLARHGYRGPVNFDACLGPDDRYWFVGDCNPRLTALYVPLAVRAWLRADGVQVSSVISFGYRGELVMQDVSRCIDVWSGAGLLFSRRQPRGMVILPNLARRNGHDAVAVNLDVAQAAAAFEGMRKLVPQAVPAHLQSIYG is encoded by the coding sequence ATGAACACGGCCGATATGCACGCGCCCCGGTGCTTTGTGTTCGGTCGCGGCGATGTGCCCATCGCGTTCATCGGCGGCGGTCTGATCCTCGACAGCGGTGAAGCGGAGAACACGTTTATGTTCCGCTGCCAGGATCGTTTTCTCGTCTATACCAGCCTGCAAGGGTGGGCCAGTATCGTGCTGGTGCTCGACGAAGATCAGCGCCGACATTACGAACGCCTGCTCGCAACGCTCGACGCACGCCTGCAGCACCTCGCCGAGGTGCACGGCGTCTCCCCTCCGCGGTTGCCGACGCCGCTTTACGTCCAATGCGATCTGAGGACACTGTCGCTCGTGGCGACGGAATCGCTCGCAACTGTCGCCGACGTGCTGGCAAAGCGACGCGAGCGCGTGTTTTTCCTCACGAACCAGGTCTCGCCGACCACGTCGCGTCTGCTGCGCGAGTTGACCGGACTATTGCGTGCCCTCGACGTTCGCGTTGAATTCGACGCCGCAGCGTGTGAGCAGGTCTCCACGCTCGCGCTCGAGTGGCACAACAAGGCGCGTTTCATGGCCTTTCAACGCGACGCGCCAATGAGTGGCGGGCCGCCGCAACCGCCAACCATGGTCCTCGCGCCGGATGCGTTCATCGGTACACAAAGCTGGCGCGAACTGGCGAGCAACTTTGCGCGACACGGCGATCTGGCCACGCCACCCTCTGAGCTGTTCCTGAAATCGTCGCAAGACTCGAGCGGCAACGTGTCGGCGGTCCTTTCGGAAGCTGCGTACCCGGAACACACTGCCGTTTTTGCGGCCGAGGTCAGGCGTTGGCTGCTCGCGGACGGCTTCGACGATGAGCGGTTCGTGCAGGAACTGCGCGAGGAGTGTGCATTGCCTCCATCGTGGGAACACGTCCGGCTCGACGACAGCACGCTCGCGGCGCTTCGGCGTGAGCAGGCGCAGCGTCGGACCCACCTGCCGCTGATTGTGCAGCCGGTCCTACGTCCGCCGGCAGGTGGTTCGGACCGCCCGGCGAGCCTCGGTGTCAGCCTCTTTGTTGAAGATGGCAGTCGCCCGCATGTCGTCGCCATCGCCACGCAGCTGTACCGTGATGCACAGCGGCGTCAGTTCATCGGGCTGAGCGTTGATGACCGCCTGTTGCACGACCCCAGCGCACGCGCATTCGCCGAACAGTGCAAAACGATGGCGCAGACGCTGGCCAGGCATGGCTACCGCGGGCCCGTGAACTTCGACGCGTGCCTCGGTCCTGACGACCGGTACTGGTTCGTCGGCGACTGCAATCCACGCTTGACGGCGTTGTATGTGCCGCTTGCCGTCCGCGCGTGGCTTCGCGCGGACGGCGTCCAGGTCAGTTCGGTCATCAGCTTCGGCTATCGCGGAGAACTCGTGATGCAGGATGTATCCCGGTGCATCGACGTGTGGTCTGGCGCAGGGCTGCTTTTTAGCCGGCGACAGCCGCGCGGTATGGTGATTTTGCCCAACCTCGCCCGCCGAAACGGCCACGACGCAGTCGCAGTCAATCTAGATGTCGCGCAGGCAGCGGCAGCGTTCGAGGGCATGCGGAAGCTTGTGCCGCAGGCTGTCCCAGCCCACTTGCAATCGATCTATGGCTGA
- a CDS encoding TauD/TfdA dioxygenase family protein has protein sequence MADASILHIRPFRAGFGAEIEGFDAGDALSSNTVQAIRAAWLRFGVLVFSGQMLDPVRLVAFTRHFGEPVIYTRSENACAGHPEVLVLSNVVVDGKPIGAPISSRYWHSDGHFLQCPPAGTLLYGKEVPPEGGDTCFVDMRAAYRALPEQLRTEIDGRTFLMDRVQTLPFHYPDRPAPPPDQKLRWPDMPQPVVRTHSESKTNALYIGGIVPWRIVGMEPHRSDALMAQLHAIAFDEQRFGYRHRWRAGDLLMWDNRRVVHRATTYDMARHRRLMYRTTIAGDLPFYAPEKVEAAVAS, from the coding sequence ATGGCTGATGCGTCCATCCTCCACATCCGTCCGTTCAGGGCCGGGTTCGGCGCCGAGATCGAAGGTTTCGACGCGGGCGATGCCCTGTCGTCCAACACCGTGCAGGCCATACGCGCCGCGTGGTTGCGCTTCGGTGTGCTGGTCTTCAGTGGCCAGATGCTCGATCCAGTTCGCCTAGTTGCGTTCACCCGGCATTTCGGCGAGCCGGTGATCTACACACGTAGCGAGAATGCATGCGCTGGACATCCGGAAGTCCTCGTGCTATCCAACGTAGTGGTCGACGGTAAGCCCATCGGGGCGCCCATCAGCAGCCGCTACTGGCATAGCGACGGGCATTTCCTGCAGTGTCCGCCGGCCGGCACACTGCTGTACGGAAAGGAGGTCCCACCCGAGGGTGGAGACACGTGCTTCGTCGACATGAGGGCCGCGTATCGCGCGTTGCCCGAGCAATTGCGCACGGAGATAGACGGCCGCACATTTTTGATGGATCGCGTGCAGACACTGCCTTTCCATTACCCCGACCGGCCTGCACCGCCGCCCGACCAGAAGCTCAGATGGCCCGATATGCCGCAGCCCGTCGTGAGAACGCATTCGGAAAGCAAGACCAACGCTCTCTACATCGGAGGAATCGTGCCGTGGCGAATCGTCGGAATGGAGCCTCACCGCAGCGACGCGTTGATGGCGCAGTTGCACGCGATTGCGTTCGACGAGCAGAGGTTCGGCTACCGCCACCGGTGGCGTGCCGGCGATCTGCTGATGTGGGACAACCGCCGTGTTGTCCATCGGGCGACCACATACGACATGGCGCGCCACCGTCGTTTGATGTACCGGACCACGATAGCGGGGGACTTGCCGTTCTATGCACCCGAAAAGGTCGAGGCGGCTGTCGCCTCGTAG